Proteins encoded within one genomic window of Humulus lupulus chromosome 1, drHumLupu1.1, whole genome shotgun sequence:
- the LOC133796233 gene encoding probable prolyl 4-hydroxylase 9 isoform X2: MPHGHTGESSIQVIPFQILSWKPRALYFPGFATAEQCQKIIEIAKVNLKPSTLALRKGETDESTKGTRTSSGTFISASEDKSGILGDIEEKIARVTMIPTTHGEAFNILRYEIGQKYDSHYDAFNPAEYGPQKSQRVASFLLYLTDVEEGGETMFPFENGVDISFGFDYKKCIGLKVMPRRGDGLLFYSVFPNGTIDQLSLHGSCPVIKGEKWVATKWIRDEEED; the protein is encoded by the exons ATCTTAAGCTGGAAACCTAGAGCTCTTTACTTTCCAGGATTTGCAACCGCAGAACAATGCCAAAAGATAATTGAGATTGCAAAAGTTAATCTTAAGCCTTCTACCTTGGCTTTGCGGAAGGGGGAAACTGATGAAAGCACAAAGGGAACTAGGACAAG TTCAGGCACCTTTATTAGTGCATCTGAAGACAAATCAGGAATCTTGGGTGATATTGAAGAAAAGATTGCTAGGGTTACAATGATACCAACAACACATGGAGAG GCTTTCAATATTTTGCGGTATGAGATTGGCCAGAAGTATGATTCTCACTATGACGCTTTCAACCCTGCAGAATATGGCCCGCAAAAGAGCCAAAGG GTTGCTTCCTTTTTATTGTACTTAACCGATGTAGAAGAGGGTGGAGAGACCATGTTTCCTTTTGAA AATGGCGTAGATATCAGTTTTGGGTTTGATTACAAAAAGTGCATTGGTTTGAAAGTGATGCCCAGACGGGGCGATGGCTTACTGTTTTATTCAGTGTTTCCAAATGGCACAATTGATCAG TTGTCTCTCCATGGAAGTTGTCCAGTGATCAAGGGGGAGAAATGGGTTGCAACCAAGTGGATTAGAGATGAAGAAGAGGACTGA